The genomic stretch acatttaaatatattttttatagtatgtaagtataataaaaaaaaacactgatAAATTACCCACCACCAATTCTGAGCAAATAATATGGTATCACAAACATCATTCCATGTTGAATCCAATACAGTGCAGCTTCTGCAAGTATCTAAGGCAAATTGATAGAGTGGTattcattataatacaatatgtaATGGTTCGAAGAAAAAATGCTACTATGATGAAATGTAGCAATTACTAttctttactttatttattttgttaatttaaacttaCAGTTCTTGATGCAGTCTCCGGAAAGAGAAAAGCTAAAAGTGGTccatttaacaaatttaagtGAATTCTAAACAGAGTTGTAACTGTTTTACTAGGTGGTGCAGACAATAAGTATATCTGAAATCCAAATACATGGCTATAAACTATTTGacaaaaagaaaatgaaattataaaatatgcttagtaacaatcaaatattagAATGGATTTACTTATGATACTTACTTGAATTAATGTAGTAACATGGCATGGATTCAATAAGTAAATTACAGTTCGTGATGCAAATTTGAAACCAATTTCCATTCCCCATAGTAAGGCAAGTAAAATCACTAGTAATCTCTTCCCACCTCTGTCACTTTTAACATATGAATCTTCATTTGGAATGTTTAACTTTGGGTATGTTTTAGCCttggtacaaaataaaaatattattagaaacGTATTATACACTTAGTGACAGTACCGCAAGtttccttaaaaaatataaatctagggctcttaattaaattataattagtatcATGGGTCAATTAAGTTATAAGGCTTCACTTAGACAAAAACAAcgagaaattaattaatataataaaatacttacaataacatacatacaaacacttgtcacaataattgtttcaattatttttcgttgcgttgataaaaaatatgcgCATTCGGGGCCCACATTTCTTGGTACAGCTTTATTTGCTCCACTGTAAGCCCATTCAAACATTCTGATTTcgattctttttattttattactgaaACATTATTAGTTTGAAATGTCGAATAGTACTTGAATAACAGTgaaataatttagaatttaagAAGTATCGGTATCCATATTAATTCCCAACAGTTAAATAAGATATTCTATTTTACAGTACTAATACTACTGAATTTGGGTTTCGCTCTTCAACGTCAACCACAGAGAAATATCTTTCCCGCTTTGGTGACAAATGACAATGACAGTAGTATAGAAACTGGGCTTCAGACAAAAGTCACAAAGTCACTGTAAATGGCGTGACCCTTTAATAGCAAATAGTATGGAAACGGTCACCTGATAAATCGTGAGCTAATGTTTTTGTCTCAAGCCCgtggataaaataaattatatgtagtaataatattaatctcAGGTATCCTAGCCATCACATATcatgttgttttaatttttttagaaatacaaAACACAATCCAATATTACTATCAAATATCACTTAGATAAAAtttcgagccttctggtctctcgccaaagctgtTTAATAGAATTTCTGTGAGCCCTCCGTTCCACTTCTGCACAAGGAGGTGGCTCGTTAGCCCCTACCGCTAAAGATAAAGCCGAAATTTTGGGTTGTCTCTTCtcgtccaactcgactttgcAAGTCAAAGGAAGGGCACCGCACCACCGACCACTTCACGGTGTTACACTTCGATGCCggaaaacatattttggtAACGTGCTGTCCGCAAAACTCtttcttccttggacattcataaggCGAGCGACCCTGATGGCATCCCAACAATTGTGCTCCTGATTTGGCTCCGGTCTTAaagcgccttttccggtacctatACTCGCTCGGCACTGCCCCGAAGTGCTAGAAGACCGCTTCAACACATCCGATCCCTAAAAAGGCGATCGTTCTGATTCGACCAATAGATTTAACCTTGTTCTCCGAAATAGTGGAAACTATTATTACCGGCCAGCTTctgaggtatctagagggccaccaaCTGATTAGCGATTATCAGTATGGCTTTCGTCGTGATCTCTCAGCTGGTGACTTTCTTGTATACCTTATACATAGATAGGTAGAGGCAATTCAGTCCAAGGGGGACGCGCTAGCGGTTAGTTTGGatatagcgaaagccttcgatctgGTGTGGCATAAAACGCTTCTCTCGAAGCTACCAGCCTATGGCCTCCTCAAAAAATCATGCaattggatctccagctttctggcctGGAGCATGTTCCGTCTAAGGttcgtaacattagcgtgattgatcagttcaaaagggcattaaagatggAGGGACACATCAGAATGGGcccattagactaaaattgggctagctgatggcgacgtgtatctcgatcgtatatacttaatattaaatttctcatgtaaataaaaaataatttttgtaatgagaaataaagttctttaaacattatgtTCCGATTTGAAAACTCGTACCCACTGCAGTATtgtcgaaccaattcgactttaccgcgaagagcgtacctaccaattattaaaatgccGGCGAGCTCTctgacattgagagtgtccatgggggACATATTAGTGATCTATTATCACTTAACgtgtataaaaaaactgtttttgtaTACAACGAACGGGTTGTATAAAACTACACTACACTGTGGTTAACGGTTCTGAACCACTGCTACCAATTAACCCGTGCCTgttattaattcattttaataggtcattaatataatgagtaaaaaagttttttacttataataggTATCTAAACGGAGACGGTAGgttcttttgtaaaacaaatattttacataccatatatttaaataaacagaacgaatattttttgttataatatatttaataaaaccttataagtaatctattaataaacacattattttattaatctatctACAATGGCAGTGcttactattaattattatttttgttgttttaaatatataaacaaaagctTCATTCTTAAAACATATTCTTgaacattttttatgataaacaGAATATTCGTTTGTATGTACAGGTAACATATTTATAGGAGACTGAAGATGCAAGAAGATGTccatacattttcatttttaaaaggctttatcatttattaaatacatactgaccaaacaatataacaatactttacatatttttatacattcaaTAACAAAACATGTTCGTAACTATTAGGATATACTCTTTAATTATGGctgagaaataaatatagcgccgtttgaataataaaaattataggtCTTAGACTAAACTTAAGATAAAAAGCTTTGGTGTATCGTAATTTTCGCAATTTTAGAAAGGAGACAATATCTTTAACTTcgcattgtttttaatttataaaaatattttttattgtcctaaaaaatttaatttatagttcTTAGTATGATAACTAcgtgtttttaatacaaactGCGCATCTAGAAACTCGTTGGAGTAAACGACCTGCTTTTAATGTCTCTCGTTCGGGCATGTCGAACTGTTTATTGTCTTCGATAGTTGTCATCCAAAAACTGAGTTCATTGGCGAAGTGATGGCAAGTGCCTGCTTCACCGTTACATTCTATGAACGGTGTGGCTCGGAAGTCTTCAAGACAGGACCCCGGACTTGCAAGTGCTTGTCCGCCTCCATTACCTCCCGCACCGGTATGCTGCAataaccatttattttttaataattgtcgCTCAGATATATCTAGGCAAATGTGGTGAACGAGaacgtattttatacattaatacccgggatatacttataaaaaaatcagagaATTTTACTGTAAGATACTTATACTTGTATTAGTATCGAAATATGCTTGATATATTCTAGCATCGAACGCGTattcgaaaaaaaatgtacttgTGTGGCATAAAACCATAGATCAATTGTTTGTTAATGAAGtgatgtaaatttatttttcactttctCTGTTCCGGAGGTGTTAAAACAAAACCGGTAAAGCAAAGGTACTGAAAAAATGTATCatacacaaatataatttagacaATATTTACTCACCATAACGAAACTGTATCCTATCCACAGAGATGTCCAATCAACCGGGCAACTGGGTATATCTAGTGTTTGACTGTGAACTGCTATAATATTAGCGGGAACTTCGCATACAACACATCTTGATATATGTTtcttaatttcattattttctactGGCATCATAGGTATGGGGTTGTTAGTTGATAGCCAGTAGCTTCGATCATTTCTACTTGCATAATTACACACGTCATTGAGATTACAGAATAGGAATGGCATTGTACTGAATTTGCGGACGCAGGAACCGGCGTGGCCCAAATCTTGATTGTGCGCTTTTTCGTTTCCATCAATATAGAGTAGAGAATATCCATCCCATAGCTTAACGTGACCCTGTTCACATTCTGGCACTATTTCAGTCTGACTatgttttactaaaagaatTCCCGTTAGGTAATCTCTATTTTGGCAAGGAGCGCCAGCAGGTCCTGGTGCACCCGGGAATCCAATGCGACCTGCTTCACCTCTTTCACCTTGGAACCCTTGTAAGCCTTGTACTCCAGGAGGGCCTTGTGGTCCGTGAGCGCCTGGGAATCCTTGATTTCCTTTCTCACCTGGTAGACCGTCCAATCCTCTAGATCCAGGAATTCCATCCTGACCAGGAGCACCGTTAAAGCCAGGTGGTCCCCTAGGTCCAGGTTCTCCCTTTGCTCCATATACAACTATAGCTGCATCACCTTTGTCACCCTTGACACCTTCCACGCCTGGTACACCTATGCTACCTTGGAAACCTATTTCACCCTTATCACCTTCTTCTCCCATTGGTCCTGGTTGACCATTTAGCCCGTCGAACCCTCGATCTCCTTTTTCCCCTCTTTCTCCTTGTAAGCCAGGTAGACCAGGAACTCCTTGGTTACCTTTTTCTCCTTGTGCACCAAATCCAATCGCACCTTTGTCTCCCTTTTCTCCCCTTTCACCGATCAGACCAGGAGGACCCATTGCACCAGGAGTTCCATCATATCCTGGCGGCCCTGCAACACCTTCACGACCTTGATCTCCTTTCTCCCCTTGTGGGCCAGGTTGTCCTGGCGTTCCAGGTCGTCCTGTTTGCCCCGGTAATCCGGGTAATCCGCGCTCTCCCATTTCTCCGGTTGCACCTGGCAAGCCACGCCCCCCATGTTTACCTGGAATACCTGGCAAGCCTTTTTCTCCTTTAATAGTTCGGCCAGATATGCCAGCTGGTCCAGCTGGTCCAGTGTCACCTAAAATTTTACAAGTATTTAAGTGAtcaataaattctctttaataGGAATcagtcaataaataaatattttgttataggAATTAAATAacactataataataagatttttGACGAGTTGTgtaaaaagaataattttcttttttattattactttgtaggttaagaatgtTGTAAttactgtatacttgattcTTATGATcaactaataaaattatattcatttgagttaatataaaaataatatgatttaatttattcggAGCGATATAAATGATTAACGAAAATGgtaatagtatttaaaaaaattgttaaacttaTTGTATATGAGTATATCTAATAACATTGttatggaaaataaaattactttggtGAATCATAAAATCAGTTTCTATAATGTAAACAAGTGTCCGGACCAAACACGAAAAATGAACGGGACATAGGGGATTGTCTCTATGATatgatttgtttaatgttggttatagtattataaaaactgaaaCTATATTCAAtaagtaaaatgaaatatattatcagTCGATAAGTTACCTTTATCACCTCTGGCACCAGTTTGACCATAATCTCCTCTTTCACCAGTGAATCCTCGGTCTCCCTTATCACCTTTTTGACCTTGCAGTCCATCTCGTCCAGTTTCACCTTTCTGCCCTGTTAgaccacgtagtcctggaggCCCTATATCTCCTTTGTCTCCTTTTACGTTAAGTGATGGTCCGGGAAGTCCCCTGTCTCCCTTTAAACCAGGGTATCCTCTGTCTCCTACTAAGCCTGGCGGTCCGACTGGCCCTAGATCTCCTTTTTGACCATCAAATCCATCTCTACCAGGAAACCCTCTTTCTCCCTTTCCTCCTTTAACACCTGTTAAACCAGGTAGACCAGCGTCACCCGCAGGACCAGGCAATCCATCTAATCCCGGTCGACCAGGTAAACCTGAATCTCCAACTGGTCCCCTATCTCCTTTAAGACCGTTTAAGCCGGGCAAACCGCGGTTACCTTTTTCGCCTGGTTCACCAGCAACTCCAGGGTTTCCAGGAAAACCTATATCGCCCTTTTCCCCCGAAAGTCCGGGAATCCCTATTCCAGGAACTCCAATATCTCCCTTATCTCCTTTTTGGCCATCTTGACCAGGTTGTCCGTCTAATCCTCTTACACCTGGAATTCCTGGAAAACCTCTTTCTCCCTTTTCTGCGGCTCTGCCTGGTTCCCCTTTTTGTCCTAATGGTCCGGGGAAACCTCTATCGCCTTTCTCACCCGTAAGTCCAGTTCTTCCCGGTAGCCCTGGGGGTCCTTGAAAACCTTGATCTCCCTTTGGTCCTTCTATTCCAACAGGTCCTATTGGCCCAGGCAAACCTGGTTCTCCAGGAATACCTGGAAAACCTAATTCACCCTTATCACCTTTATCTCCAGGACTACCATCGTATCCCGTAGCACCTTTTTGTCCTGGGCGACCTCGTGGACCTGGGAATCCCTTAGGACCTTCTATTCCTTGGATGCCTCTATCACCTTTTTGACCAGGTAGCCCTATAACACCCGGATTTCCTGGTTTACCTGGAAAACCTTGCTGACCCTTTGGTCCCTCTCTTCCTGGTGTACCTGGTATTCCCGGAACTCCCGGGGGTCCAACCGGACCTGGTTCTCCTTTTAAGCCTGCAGGTCCCGGAAATCCAGGGGAACCAGCAAAACCTCTATCCCCCTTTTCACCAGTCAAACCCACTGGTCCCATAGGCCCATCCTTACCAGGTGTACCAGGTATACCCCTGGGTCCACTGTCTCCTTTTTTACCTAAAAATCCAGTTGGCCCAGGAGGTCCCGGCATTGACGGTCCAATTTCACCTTTATCTCCCTTTAAACCAGGAAGACCTGGAAATCCTCTTGACCCTGTGTCACCAGGGGTACCAGGAAAACCCATTGAGCCTAAGTCTCCTTTATCACCTTTAAGTCCTGGGTAACCTCGAGGACCAACAGGACCAGTACGTCCAGTTAATCCTTTTTGACCTTTGTCTCCTGTCTTTCCTGTGAAACCTCTGTCACCCTTTTCTCCGGGCAttcctaaaaaaaacaatttttataaaaaggaaaataaaatcacaaatttaaaatgtttcctTGTTACACTCGTGTCTTACCTTGTGGGCCCTGAGGACCTGGTGCACCTTGATTACCCTTTTCACCTTTTGTCAATAATTGCAAGTAGTTTGGACACTGTCCAGGTTCACCCTTTAAACCACCTCTTCCTGATATACCTTTATCACCTTTGAATCCTTGAGATCCAAGCTCTCCTTTTTCTCCTTTAATCGACATTCCTTTGTTTCCTGGAATTCCTGGCGATCCATCACTACCAGATATACCATCAATACCAGGCGTACCCATTCTACCCTGATCGCCCTTAAACCCTGGCATTCCATTTAATCCACGGTCCCCTTTAGGTCCCATGACTCCTCTATCGCCCTTTGGTCCCATCAGCCCTTTTTCTCCTTGAAGACCTCTTTCTCCTGGAGGTCCTTTTACTAAATTAGAAGGTATAATTGCATCAGCTCCACTTTCTCCAGGTGGCCCCATGGGGCCCTCGTCTCCTCTATCACCCtacaaaaaatcaattaaaaatgaatttaacaACGCAATAGGTATTTGTTTTGCATAcgtcatataaattattacgatTGTATGATCTTTGCTTAAGTTTGActgtgttctataaaaatataaaaatataaaaatatagtagcTTAAAATACTTCAtacttaaatagaaaataaataaaattattatttagatgcgATATGCACACAGTCCCACCCTTGCTTGCTTGCCATACCGGTTGTTTGATTTTCGTTATCAAAGTCGTATTCCCCAAAATAACTGTCTTATAAAAATGTGAGATCGTACGccgattttatatttatgagatacattcacaataaaacataaaaacattaatgcaACGCAACAATAATGCAATGCATTCTCAAAAAAATTGACTTACTGGAGCTCCAACTGAGCCTGGTAATCCGTTAAGTCCATCAGAGCCTCGTTCACCGGTCAAACCAGCTGGACCAGAAGGACCTCTTTCACCCCTTTCTCCAGGAATACCATCAGATCCATGATCACCCTTCTGTCCTGGACCACCCGGCCAGCATTCATTACATCGCCCACCGATATTACCCTTTTCACCAGGATTACCAGGTAGTCCGTCAAATCCTGGACGACCTCTTTCACCCTTTTCACCTGGCATTCCCATTTCTCCTGGGCTACCAGGTGTACCTAAAGTAGAATTTCCCGGAACACCTCTTAGGCCTTGATAACCATGTTCACCTTTTTGACCTCTTTCTCCAGGTAATCCTGGCACTCCAGGATTTCCTCTTTCCCCCTGAAAAACATTACaggaacatttttttaattaaattgtttttcatttaaatttaagatttataataaGATTAATCTTACAGGAATTGAATATCCATCCTCTCCTTTAGGACCACGTGGTCCAGTGGGTCCAATGGGGCCATCATAACCCTTTGGGCCTGTTTCACCCTGCAAACCATCTAGACCGGGTTCTCCTTTATCACCTTTGTGGCCGGCAGGCCCTTCTATACCAGGTGTACCTGGTTCACCTTGTCCCCCTGGAGGTCCCATAGGGCCTGATGAACCTCTTTCTCCCGGCCTTCCGTCAGTTCCCGGAGCACCTGCAGGTCCCATGTATCCTCTTGGTCCAGTAGGACCAGGGGGGCCACGGGATCCAGTCCTTCCACCAGCTGGACCAGGAATACCTTTTAACCCCCTTAAGCCAGGTTGCCCATCCCTTCCAGGTTCTCCTTTAGATCCAGGCCGGCCTGGTAGACCCGGCAATCCATCGTTGCCTTGGTCACCTTTCTGCCCCATTGGGCCTGAAGGACCGAACATACCATCACGACcctgtaaattttattgagTTATGTTGAGAATGCAACGGTAGTTTATATTACATTCATgacattgattattattaaaatatgtgttacagagatattcaaaaatatttatattaacaaaatattataaaaacttttgctTACTCTCTCTCCTGGATTTCCTCTTATACCCTTTTCTCCTTT from Pieris napi chromosome 15, ilPieNapi1.2, whole genome shotgun sequence encodes the following:
- the LOC125056561 gene encoding transmembrane protein 164; protein product: MFEWAYSGANKAVPRNVGPECAYFLSTQRKIIETIIVTSVCMYVIAKTYPKLNIPNEDSYVKSDRGGKRLLVILLALLWGMEIGFKFASRTVIYLLNPCHVTTLIQIYLLSAPPSKTVTTLFRIHLNLLNGPLLAFLFPETASRTILAEAALYWIQHGMMFVIPYYLLRIGGVYNIEPFWDFNWAIFSYSLNLLYHFIILQIIAIPAQVNLNHMLCPAILDPFDGAWYRIAAVLHQAILCPMLCKLFCLMAEFCLTKFPPTKVKPKMKDNLLDNILEHKEHVE
- the LOC125056849 gene encoding collagen alpha-1(IV) chain; amino-acid sequence: MAVRVLWLVTALVPLSGVKTSPQDDLYARGDIEENNINPSRWPPTEYWPTRGLSNRPDLPTVQPSSPYSQQQASYPSQPSYPPQPSYPPQPSYPPQPSYPPPPSYSQSQQSYSQSQPTYPRNNFAVYDPVTHQRVPPNEITRNCTAPGCCVPKCFAEKGNRGFPGHQGSPGMRGLPGHEGAEGPQGPKGQKGQVGPQGPRGPKGERGKPGAQGFVGLSGPPGPQGDSGAPGIPGRDGCNGTDGDPGIMGSKGLQGPRGIPGPKGDKGDKGQAAHMGRYPKGQKGEPGADGMQGPQGPVGLTGSPGLAGPKGNTGPMGPLGLRGDKGSKGSKGQSIQGDKGDRGDRGDRGPGCPPAPLVSVDNKGAIKGVKGDSGTKGDKGEPGRIGEKGDTGLMGEPGLSGQMGIKGEKGIRGNPGERGRDGMFGPSGPMGQKGDQGNDGLPGLPGRPGSKGEPGRDGQPGLRGLKGIPGPAGGRTGSRGPPGPTGPRGYMGPAGAPGTDGRPGERGSSGPMGPPGGQGEPGTPGIEGPAGHKGDKGEPGLDGLQGETGPKGYDGPIGPTGPRGPKGEDGYSIPGERGNPGVPGLPGERGQKGEHGYQGLRGVPGNSTLGTPGSPGEMGMPGEKGERGRPGFDGLPGNPGEKGNIGGRCNECWPGGPGQKGDHGSDGIPGERGERGPSGPAGLTGERGSDGLNGLPGSVGAPGDRGDEGPMGPPGESGADAIIPSNLVKGPPGERGLQGEKGLMGPKGDRGVMGPKGDRGLNGMPGFKGDQGRMGTPGIDGISGSDGSPGIPGNKGMSIKGEKGELGSQGFKGDKGISGRGGLKGEPGQCPNYLQLLTKGEKGNQGAPGPQGPQGMPGEKGDRGFTGKTGDKGQKGLTGRTGPVGPRGYPGLKGDKGDLGSMGFPGTPGDTGSRGFPGLPGLKGDKGEIGPSMPGPPGPTGFLGKKGDSGPRGIPGTPGKDGPMGPVGLTGEKGDRGFAGSPGFPGPAGLKGEPGPVGPPGVPGIPGTPGREGPKGQQGFPGKPGNPGVIGLPGQKGDRGIQGIEGPKGFPGPRGRPGQKGATGYDGSPGDKGDKGELGFPGIPGEPGLPGPIGPVGIEGPKGDQGFQGPPGLPGRTGLTGEKGDRGFPGPLGQKGEPGRAAEKGERGFPGIPGVRGLDGQPGQDGQKGDKGDIGVPGIGIPGLSGEKGDIGFPGNPGVAGEPGEKGNRGLPGLNGLKGDRGPVGDSGLPGRPGLDGLPGPAGDAGLPGLTGVKGGKGERGFPGRDGFDGQKGDLGPVGPPGLVGDRGYPGLKGDRGLPGPSLNVKGDKGDIGPPGLRGLTGQKGETGRDGLQGQKGDKGDRGFTGERGDYGQTGARGDKGDTGPAGPAGISGRTIKGEKGLPGIPGKHGGRGLPGATGEMGERGLPGLPGQTGRPGTPGQPGPQGEKGDQGREGVAGPPGYDGTPGAMGPPGLIGERGEKGDKGAIGFGAQGEKGNQGVPGLPGLQGERGEKGDRGFDGLNGQPGPMGEEGDKGEIGFQGSIGVPGVEGVKGDKGDAAIVVYGAKGEPGPRGPPGFNGAPGQDGIPGSRGLDGLPGEKGNQGFPGAHGPQGPPGVQGLQGFQGERGEAGRIGFPGAPGPAGAPCQNRDYLTGILLVKHSQTEIVPECEQGHVKLWDGYSLLYIDGNEKAHNQDLGHAGSCVRKFSTMPFLFCNLNDVCNYASRNDRSYWLSTNNPIPMMPVENNEIKKHISRCVVCEVPANIIAVHSQTLDIPSCPVDWTSLWIGYSFVMHTGAGGNGGGQALASPGSCLEDFRATPFIECNGEAGTCHHFANELSFWMTTIEDNKQFDMPERETLKAGRLLQRVSRCAVCIKNT